DNA sequence from the Vicia villosa cultivar HV-30 ecotype Madison, WI linkage group LG3, Vvil1.0, whole genome shotgun sequence genome:
GTAGATAGAAAAAAAGAATAACCAAAAAAAAGTAGAAAGGATATGCTGTTTAGTTCTCTATTTACAAGCTAAGTAAGAATTATGAATCTCCAATAATTAACCTTCATAAAGTAAATCTAACCCAAATAAATTACATATGCCTGTACAACTCTTCTTCAATTTggaatcccaaaaaaaaaaaaaaaaaaatttacatgagGATGATAAAAAGCAAGGCCCCCAGAAGAGATAAGAATCAAACAAAGATTTAAATTTAATTACATGGAACCTAACACTAACACTGGTATACAGAATAGCTCTTGCTTTTCCATAGAAAACTTAGAGCTTTCCCCACTTTTCTTCTAGATATTGATTTACATAGCGGTTTCGCTTCTTGAGGGGGCATGGACAATTCACCAGCTTCAGGTGAGCATAGTTGAGTCTTGGCAGGTGAATGATCTCGCTGTCGCTGCTCTCGGAAGAGCATCAAGAGTTTCTGAGCTTTCTCTCTTCCTCTTGAGGTTCCATTTACTGATATTGAAACTAATGCAGGTATAGCACCTTCTTGGAGGACCATGTCACAACATTTCTCACTTCTGTTGCATAATATTAGAAGACAAGACACAGCTTGTTCCTGCTCAAGGGATTCACCGGTATCGAGTATAGAAGCCAATGTGCTTATGAGTTCAGAATTCAAGATCATTTCCTCTCTTCCAGCTTGAGAAATGGCCAAATTAACTAAAACAGCTATGCATTTTTCTGTCCACGTGCAATCTGTCTGGCCTTCAAGAATGGATTGTAGGCCATTGATAATGCCAGATGAAAGAAGGTTCGGGATATTTGAGGGTACGGTAGAAATATTATAGAGTGCGTGGAGGGCATCTAGCTTGCACTGAACTTCTGTTTTAGTATGAAGCATCTGGATAAGGAACTGCACGGCCTGACTCGTGCCAATCGTTTGCTTGGCTTCTTCAAGGCAAGAAAGATTCAAATAAAGTGCGGTTGCACAACCGTACGATCTGGGGTTTGAAATCATTTCCTCCAACAACGATAAGATTCCTGCTGATATCATAAGTTCCTTATTTCTGTTGAAGAAAAAGAGATCAAGTTTATGTTAATGAattgcacaaaagaaaagaaacaacaaGAGAAATAAAACAAACAGTAACCACTGATAATTCAGAAAAGAAAAAATAGTGTAACATCCTACCACTGGAACATCCTAACTAAAAGTTGTATAAATAAAAAAAGGTGACAGTGTTAGTTTTCAGCATATAATTATGTTCGTTTTCTCTGCATTTTCGACCTTGAATAACTATTTTAAATTTGTGATCATATACAAAGTAGATTCACATTACTGTTCAAATCTAAGAACATTAATTTCTACCTGTTGTTATTCACGGCCAGGTTGAACAGAGCCATAGCTCCATTTTCCTGAGCTACCGCATTCCCTTCACGCACGGCTGATTGCAGATACTGAAAAAGTGCTTCAACAAATCCATTAGCCCCCATAAAAATCCTAGCTTCCTCATCATCCCGCAACAAAAGCCTTAACCGCTCTACTATTTTACTCTTTCTCTTCCAATTGCTCCCTTTGGTCAATACTTTCACATAACTAAGATACTTCTCACTGTCTTCCTCTTCTTGTGCCGGCAAGCTTTCCGTTACATTTCCCTCGGTTTTCTCTAAGATAACATTCTCTTCAagaggaacaactttgacacCCTTCAATTTGCAAGAGTTGACACTGTTTACGGATCTTGAATTTGTGGAATCGGAATCTGATAACGCCAATCTCCAGTAGTTAAAATCAAGCGATTCTGGAGGGCCTTCAGGAACGGGAATTCCATTCTGTTCACACCAACTAGCCACGAGACCCTTGACACAGTAATTAGGAGTCAAAGAAAGATGTGCAAGCTTCTGTTGAGTCTTTGGACAGGTGTTGTGACCATCATTAAACCATTTTTCTATACAAGCTCTTTCATAAGTCTGCCCAGAAGCAATTATAACAGGATCACTCATAAGTTGTAGAGAGATTGGACACCTTAACTCTTCTGGTGGAAGGGCCATCTGTCCCGATTTCTTATTGTTTGGATTAATATTAAAGGAACCAAGTCTTGATATTTGTCTATCAAAGGCTTGACAATGACTACCAGGCACACTGTTCTCGAGAGGTTTGTTGATGGTGGGAGAACAAGGTTGAGAATCATTATCGTCAGAGAACTCATTTCTAAATATCTTGGAGTATTTCCTCATAAGGTGCAGAAGATACGCAATAATtgattctttccttttgtcttccTCGGCCCGAGCCCTTTCAATGAGCTTTTTCAGAGCTCTTCTTTCAGTGAGAGCTGCTCTGGAAGATGTGATTCCAAGTCTAGTAGCAGCCATATGAAAACACTCAAGTTCACTAGTATCATTAGAGTCGCTAAACTTTCTACCCTGCTGCAgcaatgcaattaaatcatcccCGACTTGCTTCTCTGATGGATCAAGCGCAAACACTATACCACCAATTTCGTTTACAATTTCATCAATCTGAACAGAGATAAATACACAAGAGTAAAAATCAAACTCTTACAAATCTCAACATTGACAATGATAAGAAAATATACATTCTGTGCATGTGCATTCACATAACAAATGTTACTATTTTGGAAAGAACAAATTATGCAAATAAAATAGGTTCCCTTGCTCATATATCCAAAATGAAATTAGCAAAGCGGAGATTGATACTTCCAATAATTGAACATGATCATAAACCTAgaatcaaatataaatgaaatttaaAAGTGTTAAGAAATGTGATTGGGTCTAACTCAACCCCAcaaagccggttttgtagggttgagttagacccaaccacatttcttaacatggtatcaagagcctcgtttaaaAAGCAAACAGAGAAACTATAAAACTGTAATGTTGAAAGTTATCACCTGACACCCAATGGCTTGGGAAACAATATCTTCCACTAGCTTAAGACTATCTACAAGAGCACACTTGGCCTTCTCAAATTTTACAAGAACAGAATCCCCAGTTATTGCCTGCATCATAAGTGAAGTTATATTTAAGATACTTTCCAATATTATTTCAGATTAAATAACCTCACCAACCAACAGAAGAATAAAAGCGTGAGCCGTTACATTAAATTAAATACAACTCACATAATAAGAgacaaaatcataaaatataagTAAAACTAGACTAAAATAATCATACCAAGTAAAGTTTACTAGACTCCGTGCAATGCTGAAGTACATTCTTCGCCTTCTCTAGCGCTACATGTAATGAACATAATGCCTGAATTCCAGATTTGCTCCGAGGCTTAGCTGCCTCTAAGGCCGGAAAAAGGGACAATATTTTACAATATATCGCAGATAAACGTCTGCACATTTCTCCATGTAACTGCATAAGCAAACAGAATGTGAAACAATGATGATCagaatcattttcttaaaatatttcaaaataaactttTCACAACATTTTTCTTGCAAAAATTAAAGATATATCATCATACCTTGGCATCACTTGCGGCAAAGAAACTTTCTTCAACCTCAGAAACATCCATCATCAACATTCACCGTGTAAACCTAGGTACTAAATTATCTCAATTGTATCCGACGCTAACCAGGATCAAAAGCCGAAAAGAAATCAACCAATTATAGTATTGAGGTGTCAAACAAACTTCTTCAGCCTGTttaaaagaacaagaaaaattGCATCAGCCAATATCACTGCTATATGTACACATTTTACATTTTCATATTTGATCAAAACCCTACAAAAGTAgcataatttagaaacttta
Encoded proteins:
- the LOC131661520 gene encoding U-box domain-containing protein 45-like encodes the protein MLMMDVSEVEESFFAASDAKLHGEMCRRLSAIYCKILSLFPALEAAKPRSKSGIQALCSLHVALEKAKNVLQHCTESSKLYLAITGDSVLVKFEKAKCALVDSLKLVEDIVSQAIGCQIDEIVNEIGGIVFALDPSEKQVGDDLIALLQQGRKFSDSNDTSELECFHMAATRLGITSSRAALTERRALKKLIERARAEEDKRKESIIAYLLHLMRKYSKIFRNEFSDDNDSQPCSPTINKPLENSVPGSHCQAFDRQISRLGSFNINPNNKKSGQMALPPEELRCPISLQLMSDPVIIASGQTYERACIEKWFNDGHNTCPKTQQKLAHLSLTPNYCVKGLVASWCEQNGIPVPEGPPESLDFNYWRLALSDSDSTNSRSVNSVNSCKLKGVKVVPLEENVILEKTEGNVTESLPAQEEEDSEKYLSYVKVLTKGSNWKRKSKIVERLRLLLRDDEEARIFMGANGFVEALFQYLQSAVREGNAVAQENGAMALFNLAVNNNRNKELMISAGILSLLEEMISNPRSYGCATALYLNLSCLEEAKQTIGTSQAVQFLIQMLHTKTEVQCKLDALHALYNISTVPSNIPNLLSSGIINGLQSILEGQTDCTWTEKCIAVLVNLAISQAGREEMILNSELISTLASILDTGESLEQEQAVSCLLILCNRSEKCCDMVLQEGAIPALVSISVNGTSRGREKAQKLLMLFREQRQRDHSPAKTQLCSPEAGELSMPPQEAKPLCKSISRRKVGKALSFLWKSKSYSVYQC